One genomic region from Anabaena sp. PCC 7108 encodes:
- the psbA gene encoding photosystem II q(b) protein has product MTTAIQQRSTANVWDRFCEWITSTENRIYIGWFGVLMIPTLLAATTCFIIAFIAAPPVDIDGIREPVAGSLMYGNNIISGAVVPSSNAIGLHFYPIWEAASLDEWLYNGGPYQLVVFHFLIGVACYLGREWELSYRLGMRPWICVAFSAPVAAATAVFLIYPIGQGSFSDGMPLGISGTFNFMIVFQAEHNILMHPFHMLGVAGVFGGSLFSAMHGSLVTSSLVRETTETESQNYGYKFGQEEETYNIVAAHGYFGRLIFQYASFNNSRSLHFFLAAWPVVGIWFTALGVSTMAFNLNGFNFNQSIIDSQGRVIGTWADVINRANLGMEVMHERNAHNFPLDLAAGDVAPVALTAPAING; this is encoded by the coding sequence ATGACCACAGCCATTCAACAGCGTTCAACCGCTAACGTCTGGGATAGATTCTGCGAATGGATCACCAGCACCGAAAACCGCATCTACATCGGTTGGTTTGGAGTCTTGATGATCCCCACCCTGTTAGCTGCTACCACCTGCTTCATCATCGCCTTCATCGCTGCGCCTCCCGTTGACATCGACGGTATCCGTGAGCCAGTTGCAGGTTCCTTAATGTACGGAAACAACATCATCTCTGGTGCAGTTGTTCCTTCCTCTAACGCAATCGGTTTACACTTCTACCCAATCTGGGAAGCAGCTTCCTTAGATGAGTGGTTGTATAACGGTGGTCCTTACCAATTGGTAGTATTCCACTTCTTAATCGGCGTAGCTTGCTACCTCGGTCGTGAATGGGAACTTTCTTACCGCTTAGGTATGCGTCCTTGGATCTGTGTTGCATTCTCCGCTCCTGTAGCAGCAGCAACCGCAGTATTCTTGATCTACCCAATCGGTCAAGGTTCATTCTCCGATGGTATGCCTTTGGGTATCTCTGGAACCTTCAACTTCATGATCGTGTTCCAAGCTGAACACAACATCTTAATGCACCCCTTCCATATGTTGGGAGTAGCTGGTGTATTCGGTGGTTCCTTATTCTCTGCAATGCACGGTTCTTTGGTTACATCTTCCTTGGTTCGTGAAACAACCGAAACCGAATCACAAAACTACGGTTACAAGTTCGGTCAAGAAGAAGAAACCTACAACATCGTTGCAGCACACGGTTACTTCGGTCGCTTGATTTTCCAATACGCTTCCTTCAACAACAGCCGTTCACTTCACTTCTTCTTGGCTGCATGGCCAGTAGTGGGAATCTGGTTCACCGCTTTAGGTGTCAGCACAATGGCTTTCAACTTGAACGGATTCAACTTCAACCAATCAATCATTGATTCTCAAGGTCGTGTGATTGGTACATGGGCTGACGTAATCAACCGCGCTAACTTGGGTATGGAAGTAATGCACGAGCGTAATGCTCACAACTTCCCTCTAGATTTGGCTGCTGGTGATGTTGCTCCTGTTGCTCTAACCGCACCTGCAATCAACGGTTAA